The Juglans regia cultivar Chandler chromosome 1, Walnut 2.0, whole genome shotgun sequence nucleotide sequence tttttcctctctgcCTCTTTCGCCCTCACGTTAATTTTCTCTCACTCGCACCTCACAGTCCCACCACCACGCAATGAAGGCCACAGCCAACTAGAAGACGTCTTCATCCCAGTGCACTCCGATCGGCTGTAGCCATTTaagtgaaaatgtttttttaaggaTCTTAGTTTATTTGAAGAAATAGTTTagatatgtattttattttattttcttttcttttattttatttttgtaagaaaatcATTTAGAGTTTAAGGTATTAGATGGATAAATTAAGTGGATgttgaggaatttgagaagtGAAGGTATTTTAggtttatgagaattttatgttttgagaaattaaaataggttattttagcatctttgacttagatattgaaatttgtattcgattggaaatttatgaaaatcatgtacgttattatgttataggtggcGAATAATATTTGCTCGACATTGTTGACGAAATTTTCGAAacttaagaagttcaggtaaccggggttcctatgctagactttgcataaaataaaaatgaactggGGTTGATTTACGAAAATGTGCataatatgttttgaaaagaaatgtgaaaataacctcagttatttattcttcattacTCATCGAACTTTGTTGAAAGAGGAAGCATTTTTGCCTTAGTACGTAAACTTTgaagaatgatgatgatgatgatcatttatgctatgccaaatgatatttttgaatgaaattatttctgaattttcactctgatattttgataagaaaatggaaatgtttTGATCTGCATCCCGATCGTTGTAAAtcctcatgtttacacactagtatatgttctttgcttacttaGTTTTTGATTGCTCACCccttatctcaaaatatttttttcaaataattttgatggttctgCTAGAGAGCAAGAGTAGGCAGTATTAGAGAGTTTGATGTTTGCAGAGGAATAAGTGCTCGAGGgtacaagtatttttttaagtgtctTAGTTGGGAAATTggttattttcaattattttgatttaatgaGTTTAGGATATTTTTGAGACTTTTGGAgagtttcaatttattttattgagaatttctttaatggaacatagatatttggtttgggaaaatgaatattttttggagTTTCTGGATTATTTATACTTGtgatttttgagttgatattgaATAATAAGAGCCAACTCTTCGGCCCCTACGGGAACGAGGCTAACATGACGCTGCTTGACTTCCCAGGTGAACTAACATTCAAAGCGTTCCGCTAACTCTAAAGGGGTTGGCACGTGCGTGGTTCAGGTCAATGGCACCTAGATCGATGGACAGTTTTGGCAAGCTGGCTAGACTGTTCCTGACCCAATTCATGTCTAGTCAAAGGAGGCGGCGTACCTCCTCGccatcaaacaaacaaaaaacaaaattataaagtcCTACCTATCCCTGTTCAAGAAAAAGTTTATGACCACCGACGACCAAAACGAGAAGATAACCTTGGCGGCCCTTCTAGGAGGAGTTTGGCCAAGGTCCTAGTTTATCGCTGAGTTGCCAAGGAGAACTCCCTTGATGTTGCGAGAGTTCAGGGACCAAGTCGACAACTTCAAGGCAGAAGACAAACTTTAAGCGTTGACAGAGCCACGAAGGAAGGAGTTGGAGTGGGCGGAGAAAAGGACGAAGATCCCGACCAAGACCAAGCCCCACGAGAAACTAGAGAAGAGCTCCCAAGAAAAGCGATTGGATGAAGTCCCAACAAGGGGACCTGGACCACGGTATGACCGACTCGGATTCACCATTCGCGAGGCCGATACCCCCATCGCACAAAGGGAAGACGACCAGGGAATAATGCTTCGCTACTGCACATGCCACTAGTCCACCTGGTACAAAATCGAGGACTGCTTCTCCCAGCAATGGAGGAGGGAATATGCAGAGTAGGAGAGGCAACGCCGCCCCCTAGCCTGGAGACTAGAGCAAGAAAGAAGGGAAAGGTCGAGAAGAGGAGTCAGGATCGAGGCAATCGACACATGAGGGCAGACAGTCCTCAGTAGCGACCACGAGTATGGGAACCGCAAGAAGATTGTTCTCGTTCTTCGTCACGATAGGAGCCTCCGCTAGGGAAAATTTGAACCATAGCAGCAGGATTTGCGGGTAGGGGCATTACCTCCTCAAGCAGGAAAGCACACCCGAAGGCCCTGGTATCATGAGGTGTTCTCGGCTGAGTATCATCCTGCCAAGCAATTGAGGGGTGACCCTACCCCTGTCATCTCCTTCATGGAGGCCGACGAGGAGGGGGTTCTGTACCCCCACGACGACGTGTTAGTGGTCAATATGATTGTTGCTAACTTCTCCCCCCGTAGAATGGGCATAGATGATGCTCAGCAGAAATCGACCTCCATGCCCTTGAAAGGTTTCTCCGGAAGTATGGTTCGGCCTAAGGGAACCATCAAGCTATCGATCCTTATTTGTAACAGCCCCTGCACGGCCCCTGTCATGGTTGACATCTTGGTAGTAAAGATTCTGTCGTCATACAATGCCATTATCGAAAGGCCCACCCTCAACAACTTGCGAGCCGTCACATCGACCTACCACCTCAAACTGAAGTTCCCAACTCCCCAGGGAGTGGAGGAAGTCTGAGGCAAGCTGGTCTTAGCAAGAGAATGCTACATCCAAGAGCTAAAGCAGAGGGATGGTGGGCTCGCCTAAGACGGCACTCCCGGGGAAAAAGTAGGCCAGACACCACTGAAAGAGTTGTGGCAGGCCTCTGTTTGCGACTCACCCTGCCAGGCTCGAGGGGGAGTAAGGGGCGCATGACCCTATAAGGAAGAATGGACGACAGCCTCCCTGgccaaatattttgtttctcgTGGTCTTCTAATATCTCTTTATCTAGTATGTAATTTCTCTATATTTAATTAGAATGCAATTTTTCTGGACAATACAAATGCCTACTTCAAACTTTCGTATTATTAGCAAAGCGCCAACAAGACAATTTGCATCTAACGAAATCTACGACAACAAAGTCATCTACGAATTACTAATTACCTCCTCGCAGGGCAACATAAGGAAAGATATGCCTGaaggttgccttatccttcCCACGTTGGAGTGCAGGTCAGCCTTCAGGGGGCCCGCAGATGAAGGCCTACCTTCTTTGCGAGCATGTACAGGTGGGTGTGGGTCTAGTCACGAACTGCTCGAATAACATACACCCTCACATTAATGAACTTAAAAAGACgtcatcaaaatcatcaaaagacAAGCCAATCAAGAATGATGGGGAAACGTTGCCAATATAATCAAACGATTGGAGCCTCCCCGAACACTGAAGCTATGCACACATCAATAAAGGGATCCCAGCTTCAATGGCAAGGCGGGttcaaatagtaataaaattctCACTGTACTCATCCGGTGAGAATTAGCGGTGTAACTGTAAGGGGATTCCCTCCCCCCTCCCTAACTAAGCCCAAGAAGCCTGTGAATGAAAGGGGATTAAGACCAAAGGCCCAGCCTAGGGCAAATAGTCTCCAACCCAGCCCATAGAAAAAGTCCTCTGGACACAACCTGCAGGAGAGATGGTGTTGCAGAGGATGAGACTCATCGATTTGAAGGCTTCTCGAGTAGTGTCCAGCCCTCAAGTGCCAACCCGCATAGCAGATGTAATATGCGGGGAACCCTTGATCTACTGAAATGAAAGACATCAACGAACCATTAAGAAGACAGTCTGGGAGAAAGAGGTCGGAGAACCACGCTACATTAATGGCTTCATTACCCAGGCTACACtccacattaatgacaccatTGCAGAGCCATGGGGGCAGAAACGATCTGTCCCTCAgacttatagtataaatagcgGATCCTAGATACGAGAATATGTCTAGCTCTCTTATCCCTAGACTCCTTTACTTCTCAATAAACttctaagaatatttactaactttggcatcgaagGTTCCCGGGCCCTAAGGCTGCACTCTTCTAGTTTCACAATTCTCCATCTTTTGCAGGCCTATTTCCGAAGACCTAAGTTGTCGAAACTTGACCCAAAAGTGTGCAAAACATGACGTTAACACCTGCCATTCAAGGCGGCCCTCCAACTTGTTTTGTCCAATTTTAGAAAGGATGAGTAGTGGAGATAGATCACCAATTTATTAGTCTTAagtctattttatatatatatatatatatatatatatatataaagaacaatATTTCGCCTAGTAGTCTTTCAAAGTGTAGCAAATTCGGGTCTTGTGGATTGATCCTTTGATTCCtcaaaaaatttcagattttggctggaagctagctagctgctatatatatatatattaattttgataattaacCTCCCAATTGACTCTGACATTAATGCTTCATTCTCAATTGAAAGAAAGCTAGGCTAACAAACTGGCTGGAGGTTGGCTACTATTGTCTGCTGTCAATTATATTATATCTAATAATTGGCTTATTGAATTGAATGGTTTCATTTATATAGCTTATTGCCAGggcaatattattattattttaacatttcaTTCCAACGTACAAGTGTACTAGCTAGAGATATTGGCCGGgcacttaattaatttgtagctTATAATTGTTTAGTAGCTAAGTTAGACTAATTGGTTTGGAATTTTGGTCgaggttttgaattttgtatcGTACCTGTAACACCCGGACTCAATGAAGATcaatttgtctttttatttatttatttattttgttttagtttattctattttattttatttttttcacacgttTACTTCCGCACGTTTCattctttccgtctattttctttttccctttaaGTTTCCCTCTCGTCCACATCATGAATATCTTGCACGTCTCTTGCCTATTTTTTCTCTAGGGCTTTGTCAATCaaagatttttgaaaacctttggcataactctctgattctgaatttgattatgtttccgctctattcagttacggccctaccacgagtgataatagtggcatacgacccaaccacgggttacaatagtagatacggcccaaccacaggttataatagtggatacggcccaaccacgagtaataatagtggatacggcccaaccacgagtaataatTGTAGATACGGCCCTGTCACGgtttatagtagtggtctctgttttgagtgcacaccttggtaaTAGAGTGacttatgttctgcttggctatccacagatgcacaatcctaccacgggagttatacatggcctctgttctgatatgatgttctaatgatgatgatgatcattaatgttatgccaaagaatatttttgaatgaagttatttctaaatcttcgctctgatattttgataacatgttttacttccgcactctgaaagtgaaaatgttttgttctgcattctgatttctgtaaatgctcatgtttacacactagtatatgtcctctgcttactaagttgttaatatctcaccccttatctccatatatttttcagataattttgatagttcagctggagaacaagagtagaatgtttagcaaggtgtgatgatcgtagtggaataagtgtctgagggtacaaatgcttatttgagggtcgtagttagtaaactgatttatttttcgagtatttgatttgatgagttgaggatgttttcgagttttagagaatttctaatttatgttattggggatttctttattgtcatcatggaggaacttagatttttagattaattaagtggattaatattttatagaattttctggattttatagttttgttattgaagttgatattaggTATTAAgggttaactctctggacctccAGAAACGAGGCGTTACAGTACCGACTGGTACggtcgaaatatttcgtttatGTGGCATAGCTGGTACAGATAAAGTTATAGTTTCGTACAGATCAGAATTTCGGTCGTTTCAGCCCCTACCGGCCTATATTcggcctttatttttttcttctttttttttcttttcttcaaacaACAAGCTTATTTTCTAACCCTCCAATTCAGACtaaacaatttataatttatatatataatttattcatacataaattattttgaaatatagtttatatatattttatatataatctatttatatatggACTATTCTGAAACGGTATTTGAAACGGTACGGTACCGAAATATCTCGTTTCAATGCCTCAAATTAAACGGTTACcagtacgatattcaaaacaatgATTTTGATACCTCAAAGCCCACTTTTGTGACCATGGTATTACTTCCTACACcactttttaataaatagtcATTTATTGATACTTCAAAGCCCTTCTTTGTAACCATGGCCGTATTACTTTCTCCACTATttttagatgataggttcataagtaaaatataataaataatatcacattatttaatattatatcaagagatgatgagtagtattacTCTTCAAAATATTCACAATGATAGACTGCATGAAacattaattaacaattaatactattaaacaaaattctcaaacataagaaaaatttattattattattattattattattattattgaaaaaggCGAAAGGGATACAACCAATGGCAAAGTATTGTGGAATAGATTACATGAAGGGTAGTGATAGAGGTACTATACATttactacttatattataattgaaattttttatgtttttatcattttcttttaagtatttttttaatatttttaaacattaaaaaattaaaatatttattaataatcactttcttaattattaaataaaattaaaaattaaaaaaataaaaatacaagaaaaataataaataggtagtAAAAAGTAGTAACCTTATCGTTATCCTTACAAGGATGGGGACTCTACTAAATCTTATTTCTGCTAGTTGCCGACAGCATGCATTACTTTAAAGGGATGCATGGACATGATCATGAGGATCGGGGTATAAGTTGTTTTAACCACCACAGGACAAAAGTTTACTACGTAGATAATTTGACTGCTACGTTAATTTTATTTAAGCTCGATCAAGGATTAATATTGCTCATTTAGTTTTGAGAAGCATTCTGTTTAAGCTGGTTGATCTGTTGCCCCCGCTCATGCTGGCCCCTTTGCAGCAGGTGCCCCCGTGCAACCCGGAGGGTTGTGAGTGCCAGAAATTGTGGGATTGACATTCTCACATATTGTTTTAGCCTCTCCAGACCCTGTGAATTTAAGGTCGATGTCCTGAAGCTTCACTTTCTCGCACGGTATGCTCTTGCTACAAGCTAGCTTGACAGCCTCTATATTACTAGTACTGCCTCGAATGTTCTTGAAGCTAACGTCGCTGATCTTGATCGTAGAGGGAGCCTAGAACCAGGAAGATcgacccaagaaaaaaaaaaagatctttaGTTTTTACTTCACATTGGAGTTGATTGAAGCTGATAACATCAAATTCCACGTGATATTCTTAATTACCTGAGCTTTGCACTGACCGTGTGGGCAGTATCCTTGATCTATGAGGATAGGATTATCCACATTAGTCATGGTAATATCCTCGAAATGCATACCGCTTGCAGAACCAGCACTAGGGCTACCAGGCCATGTCTTGATCCTCACGCCATTTTGGGCATTGGTAATGGTGCAACCGGTGACTGTGATTCCACTTACAGGTTCCTCGTTCTTGTATCTTCCAAGGCTTCCAATGCTGATACCATGGCCAGGTCCGCATGCTACTTTTGTGATAGTAATGTCTTGGCTTCCATCACCAAGGGAGATACAATCATCACCAGTTCCAATCTTAATATCGGTAATTGTAATCCCAGATGAACGTCCAATGTGGATTCCATCTGTGTTGGCGCTGTCTGCAGGTGCAGTGATGGTTAGTTTTTCCATCTGCATGCCTTTGCAGCCCAACAAGATTATGTGGAAATATTTGCTGTTTAGTGATGTTATGTCCGTGACTACTGCATTTGTGACGAAGCTGAACTTCAAATTCTGCGTACGTTCATTTTGAAACATTAAGAACcacatattaataaataataataagtgattagtgtcatatatatatatatagagagtgaTGGAAAATCTATTGCATGCCGATCAATTCTTACAGCGGCAAGTACTCCGCATGAGTTGAGGTTATTGGGACAGACATTTGATTTCCAAGCAGTTTGTCCTTGCCCATCGAAAGTTCCACCCCCAGACAGAGTGAACCCATCAACATGAAGGAATTGGATCCAGAAATCCTGGAATTTACTGGGGTCTGCTGGAGCCTGGATGGTGCCCTGATTGTGGAATTCAATAGGGCCCTTGCAAGGTCCTGCTAAAGTCACTGGACCTAATTTGAATATCCCTTTTGGAACCACAACTTGGTTTTTACCTGCTGCTGCGCATGCGTCTTTCCAAGCACTGGTCAAAGCCTGATGATTACAGAAACCGAAAACGGAAAAAAGAGTAAATTAAGCCTTAATTCTTCTTTTTAGATCATAAGTGGTACTACTGATGAAGAtcaatatttttgataagtatagcATCTAAACATTTATGGTGATCAACAAAATGGAATTGcagtagtactgcatgcatattgcatcatatatatatatatatatatatatgtatgtgtgtgtataggTGTATATACCGCGGTCATATCTGCACCAGGCTTTGCTCCATGTGTCGTCACATCAAAAACTGCGGCTTGAGCATGATTAATGGCATTAAATGCCACCAGAAACGCCAAGGACATCAACGCGAGCTTTAAATTCACAGCCATCTTGATCTTTTACCTATCAGTCTATCGCTCCCCAGCTTTCTTTGTCTGATCTTGATATGTTTGCAACAATGATCGATGAAAAGATCCTTTGGTTTACCCAGCTATTTATACTGCATGGGTCTTGAATCTAAACCGTGCGTCCAAACTTGTTGAAACTGTCAATCGATCGTTTCCTAATCTTATGCAACACCTTTAATAAGTTTTATGGTATTTAGTTTATTCAACTAATTCAATGACTTCCTATTCTTAGCTTGGCTTCGTCCCCTGGACCACTCACCCAACagctgtaacacccggaccaattatgctcaaaatttttttttatttgtttatttttagttcattttattttattttattttattttctttacactgtatttttttttatttctgcacattttattctttccgtctatatttctttttcacccgTAAGCTCTTttgtccactccatgcacacacacagcACATCCGCGCACACGTCTCTCTcagctctctagggttttttttgttttttggtcatCATTTCAGCTATATATTTGCATGTTCTTCATCCTCAACGGAAATCTAGAGTTgccgcttcttctttttcacgcATCAGCCTCCATCACCCACTATAATCTCTCATTCACTGCCTCTCTACGTTCTCGGTTCATCATTCGTCAACCTTGCCAGAGCCCCTCCACCGCTAAACACCAACACCGAAAGACAGCCACTGCCTCCACGTTCAGAAACGCCCAACAATAGCTTTGCACCACAACAACGCCTCACGCAAGACTCTGTTCTGCACCACCGTACCCCACACTAAGCCGCCCAACGTAGAAGTTTTGTCGCACACAGACCCGTAGCCATCCTCCACCTAAAGCTAGAGCTGCCGCTtcagttttcttccttttctcccaGTTTCCCCACCACCAATTGCCGAGAACAACCACTTGCTTAGTAGACCgaaactcccctgttttagccaccgaaaacagagcaacccAACCCGGTGCACTTGTCGTTCAAAGCCACCACACACGGTGCCAGCGCTTCCACGTCGTTACCACCAACACAAAGAACTCTGACGGTCACTCCACGCCACTCCTTTTTCCGCCGCGTCCCTTTCGGTAAGCCACTGACAGCACCTGTGTCACACTCTCGGCTTACTCtatgtctttcatttttttttcttttcctcattcgttggtctctctctctctctctctctctctctctctctctctctctctctcgcgtaCAGTGCTCCGCCGAGATCACTGTCGTCTGCCTAGCCCCTCGCCTACGTCACACGCTGCCGCTTGATTTCCTCCATAAGTAAGCCCTGTCCTGCATGTTATGTTGATTTaagtaggttttttttttggttagttttcaaaaaattaaatgaaattaccgTAATACCCTAGCTACCTAGGGAGATTAATTTGTTAGTAGCCTGCATGGCAAACAATTAAATAAGTATCctaatttagtaattaaagaccTTCTAGCATGATTCTACACTCATTAGTATCCTAATTAGTGTAGAATCATTGATTGTCGATTATGGTTGGTTAGGCTGTGCGTACAAGATTTCAAGACTCGTATGCACGATTTATTTTAGAGATTAttcttaagaagagaaaaacaaattaaggacCTCATCATGCATGGCTAGCTTGTATCTGATGATCAGTACTTGTCCTCGTCAGAGGTCGATGATCCATtttatataaagttattttatttttcaagtcgGTATATGGAATATTCATTCACATTATTTACATGGCTAGCATGTCCCTACCgagttctctctctcaactcagaccctctctctctctctccaactcaCGGCCCTTGCAACTGTCAGCAGTAGCGGAGCAAGCCGGGCAGCACgacacttgcgtgaatatgtctatcaatttgtgaagccgatgaggttgaggaggatgaacatctatgcttgatagatcgtacCAAACCTCTTGTCAttctagactgcggcccgagcacttgcgtgaatatgtctatgttactaggagaggattcctcagaaACCGActacatctccatcatttttccctgcaatttaaaaggtaatgatcgtaaataattagtaacgtataaaaagaaatagaaataagaaataaactattcaaatgttatataaataatttgtttaacaaaattaacattacttatataattatctgcagcgatagtatccatccactcactatgctcatagACATGactgagggaaaagttttcaggatcatcacgtttctaacaaagcgacattagcaattttaaaaagataatattagtacttatcagaaagaatatcaggaaaataaatgaattctataattttttaattaccattttttcagcaagacgatggaatgaccttgaaccggcacgaaggtggacagtcagaacggatctattctatgcatttgtagaactcaagtgctacaaaatatattaaaaatgttaattgtaatatgtatacatataatatatagaacgaatatgaatgtaaataattaaaagatataaatgtaaaatacctaataatctggagatgcgaaaagatcacaacactttctccaatcatctaacttcatgtaacacccggacccaaccaaactctatttttatttatttattttgttatattttcttcacatgcttattttttgtttttaaacaccagatttaattttgttttcttttctttctgttttttcttgttttctttttccccttggTCTGCCTCTCATCCACGACATGCATACACACGCTTTCGTTCAtggcatgcttgcacacacacgtctctctcatctccctagggtttcacctcacatatatataaatgcttatgtttttcCCAAGCAATGATAATTTACCCAAACACTGTCGCCGCTAGAAACTCCTCCCCACGCAAACAGCAACCGCAGTGTTGCATGCCCTCCCACTATCCAACTTCAGTGCACGTCCTCACAACCGCTTGAAGACCAGCCACCGCGCAGCATCCCAGCCACTGCCTCGATCAAAACCAGCCCAAAACACACGAACCACCGTGCGATAGCACTGTCCAAGCCCCATGAGAAACCGAACAACCACCACCGAAAGGCAGTCCCACTGCCAAGCCTTCCACGCCGCAACCCACACGACTGGCCCCTTGCACGTCGAAAAACACTAACCCGAAGCAGAACCGACCACTACAAGCAACGGCAGCCACACGAAGCTACCGCCTATCGTCCCGTAGCCTCTTCTGCAAGTTTCGGTTTCATCTGTTTTagtatccaaaaacagagcagctTTCAGCCACCTTAAACCGTTGCCATACCCATCACCGAGAGCTCCTTCACGTTGCGCCTCCAGAAATCGTCGGCGAAGTTTTTCATCACCCCAGGTCCGCCTCTTGCCACCCTGCCGCACggtaatctccctctctgttttctgTCTCTCACGTTCGGTTTACTCtcccgtaagctctctctctccgttatCTCTCTCATcgtgaatctctctctctctctctctttctcgttcagtgcatagccaccgagtgcaccacctcccgTCGTACACCGCGCCATCACACTTCACCATCTCGGTGTGTCCCTGCCGCCGctgcatgtttttcttttattctgttgtatgtttattttttgttttaggtttagggtgtttatatatatatatttatatgtttatatatatatttatatatgtatatatatatatatatgtgtgtgtgtgtgtgtatatttataagtaaattttaaCTTGGGCACTTACCAGTTTTAACCAAATATATATTACGAAAGTTCACGGTTTGAGTTTTCGGCtgagaagtatttttttgtgttgattttgtatttaaataggattttgttttaagtttcaataaatattatattgtattttaataatattgttagttaaaggaagtaaatCTATGTTTTTCATAAGAGGTGactttttcatgaattattttaggaaaagtttagtaaccagtgtattctttttatttataaaatattgttggtattttagatattttgaatattaatt carries:
- the LOC109012637 gene encoding exopolygalacturonase-like → MAVNLKLALMSLAFLVAFNAINHAQAAVFDVTTHGAKPGADMTAALTSAWKDACAAAGKNQVVVPKGIFKLGPVTLAGPCKGPIEFHNQGTIQAPADPSKFQDFWIQFLHVDGFTLSGGGTFDGQGQTAWKSNVCPNNLNSCGVLAANLKFSFVTNAVVTDITSLNSKYFHIILLGCKGMQMEKLTITAPADSANTDGIHIGRSSGITITDIKIGTGDDCISLGDGSQDITITKVACGPGHGISIGSLGRYKNEEPVSGITVTGCTITNAQNGVRIKTWPGSPSAGSASGMHFEDITMTNVDNPILIDQGYCPHGQCKAQAPSTIKISDVSFKNIRGSTSNIEAVKLACSKSIPCEKVKLQDIDLKFTGSGEAKTICENVNPTISGTHNPPGCTGAPAAKGPA